One Astyanax mexicanus isolate ESR-SI-001 chromosome 3, AstMex3_surface, whole genome shotgun sequence genomic region harbors:
- the LOC111195543 gene encoding uncharacterized protein LOC111195543, translating into MYLIITVFKVLFIDLVLSQPHEPTANDLECVNDYDEEMTCRLKHNSCQQYKLKINNETCNFTSMQCECKLKVQSGFILNVLIKVDVWREEEVFNKAFNTTQIIKPKKPTIRSVKQTQNGDFHVTWDTHYIDSPFKDSLKIELNYSDKGGRLNVPLHLTQGQNYYDLVRSNLQPNSDYIITARAGSSYNNFSRFSDYSEPYEFSTPESLENILKIIIPITCIILILFIFTIFYCYIRLKRELWDKLPTPKIASSFKTQIHLLSPFESEFSLIQVENLTLNQIENRAWTSSTQANVSNLQHHHLQSLGALAGASPAEHAQICSDVQTSMSYHMPERVLSSSNSTATASSSEIGRVSRNCEKSPGLLTWSNRLYFCSASDDNRPSNTNHKAMRLKEAHTDTLQQGLEPEKTPGSSFRNQKHLRSHSSDSSDFLNQFFTPLSSSKSVNSFPAITTDFDYTPCVGCSGPADANQAQIVMVPGYQSMEKLLVNHANQPEGDTPVNPAVISYQNGANLITAEPDCINNREDVPVPVCESSTIIPADEGYQSFPGSSGQQGHAPSLTSLCTTVLHVSPGIQIDCSYQQV; encoded by the exons ATGTATTTGATCATTACAGTCTTTAAAGTGCTCTTCATTGATCTTGTCCTCTCGCAGCCTCACG AGCCAACAGCGAATGATCTGGAGTGCGTCAACGATTACGATGAGGAGATGACGTGCCGCCTGAAACACAACTCCTGCCAACAATACAAGCTAAAGATAAACAACGAGAC gtgcAATTTTACATCCATGCAATGTGAATGCAAACTTAAAGTTCAAAGTGGTTTTATTCTAAACGTACTTATAAAGGTTGATGTGTGGAGAGAGGAAGAGGTGTTCAATAAAGCGTTTAATACCACACAAATCA TTAAGCCCAAAAAGCCGACCATTAGATCAGTCAAACAGACACAGAATGGAGACTTCCATGTCACCTGGGACACCCACTATATAGACTCACCGTTTAAGGACAGCTTGAAAATAGAGCTCAATTACAGTGATAAAGGAGGAAGACTCAAT GTCCCACTTCATTTAACACAAGGCCAGAATTATTATGATCTTGTGAGAAGCAATCTTCAGCCCAATTCTGACTATATCATCACAGCAAGAGCGGGATCTAGCTACAACAACTTCTCAAGATTCAGCGACTACAGTGAACCATATGAGTTCAGCACGC CTGAGTCTTTGGAGAACATCCTAAAGATTATAATTCCCATTACATGCATTATTCTCATCCTCTTCATATTCACCATATTCTACTGCTACATCAG ATTGAAGAGAGAATTGTGGGATAAACTTCCAACTCCAAAAATAGCATCTAGTTTTAAAACGCAG atccaCCTCTTGTCTCCTTTTGAAAGTGAGTTCTCCCTCATCCAAGTTGAAAATCTTACACTGAACCAGATTGAGAACAGAGCTTG GACTTCATCTACCCAGGCCAATGTCAGCAATCTTCAACATCACCACCTCCAGAGTCTTGGAGCGCTTGCTGGTGCCTCTCCAGCAGAACACGCCCAGATATGTTCAGATGTGCAAACATCAATGTCCTACCACATGCCTGAAAGGGTGCTGTCCTCCAGCAATTCCACAGCTACTGCTTCCAGCTCTGAAATTGGGAGGGTTTCTAGGAATTGTGAGAAGAGCCCTGGTTTGTTGACCTGGAGCAACAGGCTTTACTTTTGCTCGGCTTCCGATGACAATAGACCCTCCAATACAAATCATAAAGCTATGCGACTGAAAGAAGCTCATACTGATACTCTCCAGCAGGGTTTAGAACCTGAAAAGACCCCTGGCTCGTCCTTCAGGAACCAGAAGCACTTGAGATCACATTCAAGTGATTCCAGTGACTTTCTAAACCAGTTTTTTACACCCCTATCCTCCAGTAAGAGTGTGAATTCATTCCCTGCAATAACGACAGACTTTGACTATACCCCATGCGTTGGCTGTTCAGGTCCTGCAGATGCTAACCAGGCCCAGATTGTGATGGTTCCTGGATATCAGAGCATGGAGAAGCTCCTTGTAAACCATGCAAACCAACCAGAAGGAGATACGCCTGTGAACCCAGCGGTTATCAGCTATCAGAATGGTGCCAATCTGATCACAGCAGAGCCTGATTGCATCAATAACCGGGAggatgttcctgttcctgtctgcGAAAGCAGCACTATCATACCAGCTGACGAAGGATATCAATCATTTCCAGGCTCTAGCGGTCAGCAGGGCCATGCACCGTCACTCACAAGTCTGTGCACCACAGTTTTGCATGTTTCTCCAGGCATTCAAATCGACTGCTCCTATCAACAAGTGTGA
- the LOC103043027 gene encoding uncharacterized protein LOC103043027 isoform X2 — protein sequence MILILSLSLILILSTTALSLPEVHAEDLKCLNDYESEMVCRLDLGKLQSCSEFSLTANLSTSKSFTCSFQLVSQDSCECQFQVKGFVSGETFFTELWKGGAVLVTKDMQTFKIIKPKKPINVSVEVTENGDFRISWSHNYTSTQKPFVESLRTNLSYGLKGSKDRVPVQLEQGRTYYELVGKKLQPNSDYIVTASVSSDYNDYQTFSDESDPLEFSTPPSLQSFLVIIIPISCIILILFIVIIFYCYIRIIKQWWNKIPTPKIAPSFEKPVLNWATFPNEFTPVYLDTVKLDLPKEKSWKAPSLIDVSCENSYHSAGKSGNSSHVIYGQAGFEDAEDGLNVKDLHCELLEDYQSTVRSLATSDSSKSGNNQREQSGNSSSFSNKCYLGSDSSGSSFLNRSITHPAYPSDGSENPFSSLSENLEPMIPTDFEYGPCNGCPESTDFILTQNTPPDTETVVVFGYQSVNDLQNNENKPEAVPDKFTSFHNDINMKIMPGCFISPQDFALFGCESDMIVPVDEGYQSCPSFQGQNSWSSDQSTDLEHSLSQTVTREQEQEHAPLFKSLCGPVLHVSPGIQIDCSYQRV from the exons TGCATGCAGAGGATCTGAAATGCCTGAATGATTATGAGTCAGAGATGGTCTGTCGTCTGGACTTAGGGAAGCTGCAGAGCTGCTCGGAATTCTCACTTACAGCAAATCTGAGCACATCAAAGAG ttttacttGCAGTTTCCAGCTTGTCTCTCAGGATTCCTGTGAATGTCAGTTCCAGGTTAAAGGTTTTGTTTCTGGAGAGACATTTTTCACAGAGCTGTGGAAGGGAGGAGCTGTCCTGGTCACTAAAGACATGCAGACTTTTAAAATCA TCAAGCCCAAAAAACCAATCAACGTATCGGTGGAAGTGACGGAGAACGGGGACTTTCGGATTTCCTGGAGTCACAACTACACATCAACTCAAAAACCATTTGTGGAAAGTCTGCGTACGAATCTCAGCTACGGCCTCAAAGGAAGCAAAGACAGA GTGCCAGTCCAGTTGGAACAAGGCCGAACTTACTATGAGCTTGTGGGGAAAAAGCTTCAGCCTAATTCTGACTATATCGTCACAGCAAGTGTGAGCAGTGACTACAACGACTATCAGACATTCAGCGACGAAAGTGACCCATTGGAGTTCAGCACAC CTCCATCTCTGCAGTCTTTTCTTGTGATAATAATTCCCATCTCATGCATCATTCTCATCCTCTTCATAGTCATCATATTCTACTGCTACATCAG GATCATTAAACAGTGGTGGAACAAGATTCCTACTCCAAAAATAGCTCCCAGTTTTGAAAAACCG GTCCTAAACTGGGCTACGTTTCCGAACGAGTTCACCCCAGTCTATCTGGACACTGTGAAGCTGGACCTGCCCAAGGAAAAATCATG GAAAGCCCCTTCTCTTATTGATGTCAGCTGTGAAAACAGTTACCACAGCGCTGGGAAAAGCGGAAATTCATCTCACGTCATTTACGGCCAGGCGGGTTTTGAGGATGCTGAAGATGGCCTTAATGTAAAGGACTTGCATTGTGAGCTTCTGGAGGACTATCAGTCCACAGTTCGGTCTCTCGCCACGTCAGATTCCAGCAAATCTGGTAATAATCAGAGAGAGCAGTCTGGGAACAGCTCGTCCTTCAGCAATAAGTGCTACTTGGGATCAGATTCCAGTGGCTCCTCCTTCCTGAACCGGTCTATTACACACCCTGCTTATCCCAGTGACGGAAGCGAGAACCCGTTTTCTTCTTTATCGGAAAATCTGGAACCGATGATACCGACAGACTTCGAGTACGGCCCGTGCAATGGCTGTCCAGAGTCTACAGACTTCATACTGACTCAGAACACGCCCCCAGACACAGAGACGGTTGTGGTTTTCGGCTACCAGAGCGTAAACGATCTCCAGAACAACGAGAACAAGCCAGAAGCAGTCCCAGACAAGTTCACCAGCTTTCACAATGACATTAACATGAAGATAATGCCTGGCTGCTTCATCAGCCCACAGGATTTTGCTTTATTCGGCTGCGAGAGCGACATGATCGTCCCTGTTGATGAGGGCTATCAGTCCTGCCCGAGCTTCCAGGGCCAGAACAGTTGGAGCTCAGACCAGAGCACCGACCTCGAACACAGCCTCTCCCAGACTGTGACTCGTGAGCAGGAGCAGGAGCATGCACCCTTGTTTAAAAGTCTGTGCGGCCCTGTTCTGCATGTTTCCCCCGGCATTCAAATCGACTGTTCCTATCAGAGGGTGTGA
- the LOC103043027 gene encoding interleukin-4 receptor subunit alpha isoform X1 encodes MILILSLSLILILSTTALSLPEVHAEDLKCLNDYESEMVCRLDLGKLQSCSEFSLTANLSTSKRYNFTCSFQLVSQDSCECQFQVKGFVSGETFFTELWKGGAVLVTKDMQTFKIIKPKKPINVSVEVTENGDFRISWSHNYTSTQKPFVESLRTNLSYGLKGSKDRVPVQLEQGRTYYELVGKKLQPNSDYIVTASVSSDYNDYQTFSDESDPLEFSTPPSLQSFLVIIIPISCIILILFIVIIFYCYIRIIKQWWNKIPTPKIAPSFEKPVLNWATFPNEFTPVYLDTVKLDLPKEKSWKAPSLIDVSCENSYHSAGKSGNSSHVIYGQAGFEDAEDGLNVKDLHCELLEDYQSTVRSLATSDSSKSGNNQREQSGNSSSFSNKCYLGSDSSGSSFLNRSITHPAYPSDGSENPFSSLSENLEPMIPTDFEYGPCNGCPESTDFILTQNTPPDTETVVVFGYQSVNDLQNNENKPEAVPDKFTSFHNDINMKIMPGCFISPQDFALFGCESDMIVPVDEGYQSCPSFQGQNSWSSDQSTDLEHSLSQTVTREQEQEHAPLFKSLCGPVLHVSPGIQIDCSYQRV; translated from the exons TGCATGCAGAGGATCTGAAATGCCTGAATGATTATGAGTCAGAGATGGTCTGTCGTCTGGACTTAGGGAAGCTGCAGAGCTGCTCGGAATTCTCACTTACAGCAAATCTGAGCACATCAAAGAGGTATAA ttttacttGCAGTTTCCAGCTTGTCTCTCAGGATTCCTGTGAATGTCAGTTCCAGGTTAAAGGTTTTGTTTCTGGAGAGACATTTTTCACAGAGCTGTGGAAGGGAGGAGCTGTCCTGGTCACTAAAGACATGCAGACTTTTAAAATCA TCAAGCCCAAAAAACCAATCAACGTATCGGTGGAAGTGACGGAGAACGGGGACTTTCGGATTTCCTGGAGTCACAACTACACATCAACTCAAAAACCATTTGTGGAAAGTCTGCGTACGAATCTCAGCTACGGCCTCAAAGGAAGCAAAGACAGA GTGCCAGTCCAGTTGGAACAAGGCCGAACTTACTATGAGCTTGTGGGGAAAAAGCTTCAGCCTAATTCTGACTATATCGTCACAGCAAGTGTGAGCAGTGACTACAACGACTATCAGACATTCAGCGACGAAAGTGACCCATTGGAGTTCAGCACAC CTCCATCTCTGCAGTCTTTTCTTGTGATAATAATTCCCATCTCATGCATCATTCTCATCCTCTTCATAGTCATCATATTCTACTGCTACATCAG GATCATTAAACAGTGGTGGAACAAGATTCCTACTCCAAAAATAGCTCCCAGTTTTGAAAAACCG GTCCTAAACTGGGCTACGTTTCCGAACGAGTTCACCCCAGTCTATCTGGACACTGTGAAGCTGGACCTGCCCAAGGAAAAATCATG GAAAGCCCCTTCTCTTATTGATGTCAGCTGTGAAAACAGTTACCACAGCGCTGGGAAAAGCGGAAATTCATCTCACGTCATTTACGGCCAGGCGGGTTTTGAGGATGCTGAAGATGGCCTTAATGTAAAGGACTTGCATTGTGAGCTTCTGGAGGACTATCAGTCCACAGTTCGGTCTCTCGCCACGTCAGATTCCAGCAAATCTGGTAATAATCAGAGAGAGCAGTCTGGGAACAGCTCGTCCTTCAGCAATAAGTGCTACTTGGGATCAGATTCCAGTGGCTCCTCCTTCCTGAACCGGTCTATTACACACCCTGCTTATCCCAGTGACGGAAGCGAGAACCCGTTTTCTTCTTTATCGGAAAATCTGGAACCGATGATACCGACAGACTTCGAGTACGGCCCGTGCAATGGCTGTCCAGAGTCTACAGACTTCATACTGACTCAGAACACGCCCCCAGACACAGAGACGGTTGTGGTTTTCGGCTACCAGAGCGTAAACGATCTCCAGAACAACGAGAACAAGCCAGAAGCAGTCCCAGACAAGTTCACCAGCTTTCACAATGACATTAACATGAAGATAATGCCTGGCTGCTTCATCAGCCCACAGGATTTTGCTTTATTCGGCTGCGAGAGCGACATGATCGTCCCTGTTGATGAGGGCTATCAGTCCTGCCCGAGCTTCCAGGGCCAGAACAGTTGGAGCTCAGACCAGAGCACCGACCTCGAACACAGCCTCTCCCAGACTGTGACTCGTGAGCAGGAGCAGGAGCATGCACCCTTGTTTAAAAGTCTGTGCGGCCCTGTTCTGCATGTTTCCCCCGGCATTCAAATCGACTGTTCCTATCAGAGGGTGTGA